The Vibrio agarivorans genome window below encodes:
- the ppc gene encoding phosphoenolpyruvate carboxylase has translation MNEKYAALTSNVSMLGRLLGNTIRDAHGDAILEKVETIRKLSKSARAGSKADREKLVDEIKGLPNDQLTPVARAFNQFLNLTNMAEQYHTISRHCDAHVCEPDTINTLFSKLAQQDVSKLDTAQAIRDLNIELVLTAHPTEITRRTMINKLVKINECLSDLELNDLSIRERQKTERRLEQLIAQSWHSDVIRKQRPTPLDEAKWGYAVVENSLWQAVPEFLREFDGRLKDYLGEGLPLDARPVHFSSWMGGDRDGNPFVTHTITREVMLLSRWKAADLYLSDVNELITELSMTKCNDEVRALAGEESHEPYRCILKQLRALLEETKEILDAKINGQKLAVKAPLQNADQLWKPLLSCYQSLHECGMSIIAEGSLLDTLRRVKAFGVHLVRLDIRQESTRHSDVLSELTRYLGLGDYDQWSEQDKVAFLTSELNSKRPLFPRDWQPSEQVQEVIDTCKIIAAQPREAFGAYVISMARTASDVLAVHLILQESGCPYRMDVCPLFETLEDLNNAESVIKQLMSIDLYRGFIQNHQMVMIGYSDSAKDAGAMAAGWAQYSAMEALVKVGEEEGIDLTLFHGRGGTIGRGGAPAHAALLSQPPKSLKGGLRVTEQGEMIRFKLGLPEVAVNSFNMYASAILEANLLPPPEPKQDWRELMEVLSEVSCESYRNVVRGEADFVPYFRQATPELELGKLPLGSRPAKRNPNGGVESLRAIPWIFSWSQNRLVLPAWLGAGESIQYSIDKGHLGLLEEMCREWPFFSTRLGMLEMVYSKCNIEISRYYDERLVEPELMRLGDRLRDQLQTDIKAVLNVENNENLMQSDPWGQESIRLRNIYVEPLNMLQAELLYRTRQTEEADPELEEALMVTIAGIAAGMRNTG, from the coding sequence ATGAACGAGAAGTACGCTGCACTCACAAGCAATGTAAGCATGTTGGGTCGATTACTTGGTAACACTATCCGAGACGCACACGGTGATGCGATTCTTGAGAAAGTAGAGACCATTCGTAAGCTATCCAAATCAGCTCGTGCAGGCAGTAAAGCAGACCGAGAAAAACTGGTTGATGAGATCAAAGGGCTACCTAATGATCAACTGACACCCGTTGCTCGTGCCTTTAACCAGTTCTTGAATCTGACCAACATGGCAGAGCAGTACCACACAATTTCACGTCACTGTGATGCACACGTGTGTGAACCTGACACCATCAATACCTTATTCTCTAAGCTTGCTCAGCAAGATGTTAGCAAGCTAGATACCGCTCAAGCGATCCGCGACCTCAACATCGAACTTGTGCTAACCGCACACCCAACCGAAATCACGCGTCGCACCATGATCAACAAGCTGGTGAAGATCAATGAGTGTCTGTCTGATCTTGAGTTGAACGATCTCTCTATTCGTGAGCGCCAAAAAACTGAGCGCCGTCTAGAGCAGTTGATTGCCCAAAGCTGGCACTCAGATGTCATACGTAAGCAGCGCCCGACGCCTCTTGATGAAGCGAAATGGGGCTACGCTGTGGTGGAAAATTCGCTGTGGCAAGCTGTGCCTGAATTTTTGCGTGAATTTGATGGTCGATTGAAAGACTACCTTGGTGAAGGCTTGCCTCTTGATGCTCGTCCGGTTCACTTCTCTTCTTGGATGGGTGGTGACCGCGACGGTAACCCGTTTGTGACGCACACCATCACACGTGAAGTGATGCTTCTGTCTCGCTGGAAAGCGGCTGATCTTTACCTTTCAGATGTCAATGAGCTTATTACCGAGCTTTCAATGACTAAGTGCAACGATGAAGTTCGCGCACTAGCAGGTGAAGAGTCTCACGAACCGTACCGCTGCATTCTAAAACAGCTGCGTGCTCTGCTTGAAGAGACAAAAGAGATCCTTGATGCGAAGATCAATGGTCAAAAGCTTGCAGTCAAAGCTCCACTACAAAACGCCGACCAACTGTGGAAACCTCTTCTATCGTGTTATCAATCATTGCACGAGTGTGGCATGAGCATCATCGCAGAAGGCTCACTGCTTGATACTCTGCGCCGTGTAAAAGCATTTGGCGTGCACCTAGTTCGTCTCGATATTCGTCAAGAAAGTACACGTCACTCTGATGTTCTTTCTGAACTGACGCGTTACCTAGGCCTAGGCGATTACGATCAGTGGAGCGAACAAGACAAGGTGGCGTTCCTCACTTCAGAGCTAAACTCTAAGCGCCCTCTTTTCCCACGTGACTGGCAACCTTCAGAACAGGTTCAAGAGGTCATTGATACCTGTAAGATCATTGCGGCTCAGCCGCGTGAAGCGTTCGGTGCTTATGTGATTTCAATGGCGCGTACCGCATCCGATGTATTGGCTGTACACCTGATTCTGCAAGAGTCAGGTTGCCCTTACCGCATGGATGTCTGCCCACTGTTTGAAACGCTAGAAGACTTAAACAACGCGGAAAGTGTTATCAAGCAACTGATGAGCATCGACCTATACCGTGGCTTTATTCAAAACCACCAGATGGTCATGATTGGCTACTCAGACTCTGCAAAAGATGCAGGTGCAATGGCAGCCGGTTGGGCGCAATACAGCGCGATGGAAGCGCTGGTTAAGGTGGGCGAAGAAGAAGGCATCGACCTAACACTGTTCCACGGTCGTGGTGGTACTATCGGTCGTGGCGGTGCGCCTGCGCACGCAGCCCTACTTTCTCAGCCACCAAAGAGCTTGAAAGGCGGCCTGCGTGTTACAGAGCAGGGCGAGATGATTCGCTTTAAGCTTGGTCTACCTGAGGTAGCCGTCAACAGCTTCAACATGTACGCCAGTGCGATCCTGGAAGCGAACCTTCTGCCACCACCAGAGCCAAAACAAGATTGGCGCGAGCTGATGGAAGTGCTGTCTGAGGTGTCTTGCGAGTCTTACCGCAACGTTGTTCGTGGTGAAGCGGACTTTGTTCCTTATTTCCGCCAAGCTACGCCTGAGCTTGAGCTCGGCAAACTGCCACTAGGCTCTCGCCCAGCTAAGCGTAACCCAAACGGCGGCGTTGAAAGCTTACGTGCGATCCCTTGGATCTTCTCATGGAGCCAAAACCGCTTGGTATTGCCAGCTTGGTTAGGCGCCGGTGAGTCAATTCAGTACTCTATCGATAAAGGCCACCTTGGTCTTTTAGAAGAGATGTGTCGTGAATGGCCATTCTTCTCAACACGTCTTGGTATGCTTGAGATGGTGTACTCAAAATGTAATATCGAGATCTCTCGCTACTACGACGAGCGCTTAGTCGAGCCAGAGCTGATGCGTTTAGGTGATCGCCTACGCGATCAACTGCAAACCGACATCAAAGCAGTACTGAATGTAGAAAACAACGAGAACTTGATGCAAAGCGACCCTTGGGGCCAAGAGTCGATTCGCTTGCGTAACATCTACGTTGAGCCATTGAACATGCTGCAAGCAGAACTACTCTACCGTACGCGTCAAACCGAAGAGGCGGATCCTGAACTTGAAGAAGCCTTGATGGTAACCATTGCGGGTATCGCTGCTGGTATGCGTAATACTGGATAA
- the argE gene encoding acetylornithine deacetylase, which translates to MQLPQFIDVYQGLISTPSISSTDPSWDQGNAKVIEMMATWFADLGFAVETEQVEPGKYNLMAKMGNGEGGLLLAGHSDTVPFDEGRWSFNPHALTEKDGRFYGLGTADMKGFFAFIIEAVKKTDWSQQQKPLYVLATCDEETTMLGARHFTETAPFKPDYCIIGEPTSLKPIRGHKGHVANAIRVTGKSGHSSDPALGVNAIEIMHEVLFAMMKLRDRLVKEYHHPGFAIPSPTLNLGHIHGGDSANRICGCCELHYDVRPLPGISLDGLDNMLRDALKEVEAKWPGRISITALHEPIPGYECQHDHPFIGSIERIAECSSETVNYCTEAPFLQQLCPTLVMGPGSIDQAHQPDEFLSLDFIEPTIDVLSKAIREYCF; encoded by the coding sequence ATGCAATTACCTCAATTTATCGACGTTTATCAAGGGCTGATTTCGACCCCTTCTATTAGCTCGACTGACCCAAGCTGGGATCAAGGCAACGCCAAAGTCATTGAAATGATGGCGACTTGGTTTGCCGATTTAGGCTTTGCTGTCGAAACTGAACAAGTCGAACCAGGTAAATACAACCTGATGGCAAAGATGGGCAACGGTGAAGGTGGCTTGCTGCTCGCCGGTCATAGCGATACCGTGCCCTTTGACGAGGGCCGTTGGAGCTTTAACCCACACGCTCTCACCGAAAAAGACGGACGCTTCTACGGTCTAGGCACTGCGGATATGAAAGGCTTCTTTGCCTTTATTATTGAAGCGGTGAAGAAAACCGACTGGAGCCAGCAGCAAAAACCATTGTATGTGTTAGCGACATGTGATGAAGAGACCACCATGCTCGGCGCTCGTCACTTTACCGAGACGGCACCGTTTAAACCGGATTACTGCATCATTGGTGAGCCTACGAGCTTGAAACCCATTCGTGGGCACAAAGGTCATGTGGCCAATGCGATTCGTGTCACTGGTAAGTCAGGACACTCATCTGACCCAGCTCTCGGTGTCAACGCGATTGAGATCATGCACGAAGTGTTGTTTGCTATGATGAAGCTGCGCGATAGGTTAGTAAAAGAATACCACCATCCGGGATTTGCTATCCCAAGCCCAACATTGAACCTTGGTCATATTCACGGTGGTGACAGCGCCAACCGCATCTGTGGCTGCTGTGAACTGCACTATGACGTTCGTCCTTTACCCGGCATCAGCCTTGATGGGTTAGACAATATGTTGCGTGATGCGTTAAAAGAGGTCGAAGCAAAATGGCCTGGACGCATTTCTATTACCGCGCTGCATGAGCCTATCCCCGGCTATGAGTGTCAACATGACCACCCGTTTATTGGCAGTATTGAGCGTATCGCTGAATGCAGCTCTGAAACAGTGAATTACTGTACTGAAGCGCCTTTCTTGCAACAACTTTGTCCGACATTGGTGATGGGCCCAGGCTCGATAGACCAAGCGCACCAGCCAGATGAGTTTCTCTCGCTGGATTTTATTGAGCCAACGATTGATGTTTTAAGTAAAGCGATTCGCGAGTACTGCTTCTAG
- the argC gene encoding N-acetyl-gamma-glutamyl-phosphate reductase, with the protein MSKRLKTAIVGASGYTGAELALMVHKHPNLTLAGLYVSANSLDANKPIAQLHGKLDGIIDAPVLPLTDVAEVAQSCDVVFLATAHEVSHDLAPVFLQYGCQVFDLSGAYRVRSQAFYSDFYGFDHQFDQHLENAAYGLAEWNEEAIQQANLVAVAGCYPTASQLAIKPLIVSGLLDSAQWPVINATSGVSGAGRKATMTNSFCEVSLQPYGVFNHRHQPEIAAHLEQDVIFTPHLGSFKRGILATITMKLQAGTTAEQVEQAFIAAYHDKPAVRIKDAIPRLQDVQYTPFCDIGWKVQGEHIIVVSAIDNLLKGASSQAMQCLNIHYGFEPLTALV; encoded by the coding sequence ATGTCAAAGCGATTAAAAACAGCCATTGTCGGCGCAAGTGGATACACCGGAGCGGAGTTGGCTCTCATGGTGCACAAGCATCCAAACCTCACGCTAGCAGGTTTGTATGTGTCCGCCAATAGCTTAGATGCCAATAAACCGATTGCCCAGCTACATGGCAAGCTTGACGGCATTATTGATGCTCCTGTGTTACCACTGACGGATGTGGCCGAAGTCGCACAGAGCTGCGATGTGGTTTTTCTTGCTACCGCTCATGAGGTGAGCCATGACCTTGCGCCAGTCTTTCTGCAATACGGCTGTCAGGTGTTTGACTTATCCGGTGCTTATCGTGTTAGAAGCCAAGCATTTTATAGTGACTTTTATGGCTTTGATCACCAATTCGACCAACACCTGGAAAATGCCGCATACGGCTTAGCAGAGTGGAATGAAGAGGCGATTCAACAAGCGAACCTTGTTGCTGTTGCGGGTTGTTATCCAACGGCTTCACAACTGGCCATTAAGCCATTAATTGTTTCTGGTCTATTGGATAGCGCACAATGGCCTGTCATTAATGCCACAAGTGGCGTGTCTGGGGCAGGTCGTAAAGCGACAATGACGAATAGTTTCTGTGAAGTGAGTCTGCAGCCTTACGGCGTGTTTAATCACCGCCATCAGCCAGAGATTGCTGCGCACTTAGAGCAGGATGTTATTTTCACGCCCCATTTGGGCAGCTTCAAGCGTGGCATTCTTGCGACGATCACCATGAAGTTGCAAGCCGGCACAACAGCAGAGCAAGTTGAACAGGCTTTCATTGCGGCGTATCACGACAAGCCGGCCGTGCGTATTAAAGATGCCATTCCTCGCCTGCAAGATGTTCAGTACACCCCTTTCTGCGATATTGGCTGGAAGGTTCAGGGTGAACACATCATCGTGGTTTCTGCGATTGATAACCTACTAAAAGGTGCTTCTAGCCAAGCGATGCAGTGCCTAAACATTCATTACGGCTTTGAGCCACTAACCGCATTAGTGTAA
- the argB gene encoding acetylglutamate kinase — translation MTTPLVIKLGGAALSCTDTLQQLFSAIANYQQQAQRQIVIVHGGGYLVDDLMSKLNLETVKKEGLRVTPYEQIPVIAGALAGTANKLLQGQAIAAGLKTAGLSLADGGLCQVQELNPELGAVGKATPGDSALLQAVLTSGALPIISSIGLTDAGQLMNVNADQAAVAVAGALDADLVLLSDVSGVLDGKGHLMHSLDEQQAHALIEGKVITDGMIVKVEAALQAAQELGRSIEVASWRYPDQLKELFAGKNIGTQFLPS, via the coding sequence ATGACGACACCTCTAGTGATCAAACTTGGCGGCGCAGCACTCTCTTGCACCGATACGCTGCAGCAACTCTTTTCTGCTATTGCTAACTATCAACAACAAGCACAGCGCCAGATTGTGATTGTTCATGGTGGTGGCTACTTGGTCGATGACTTGATGAGTAAGCTCAATCTTGAGACAGTGAAGAAAGAGGGCCTGCGTGTCACGCCTTACGAGCAGATTCCTGTGATTGCGGGTGCACTAGCCGGTACAGCAAATAAGCTACTGCAAGGCCAAGCGATTGCAGCAGGCCTTAAAACAGCAGGCTTGAGCTTAGCAGATGGCGGTTTGTGTCAGGTACAAGAGCTTAACCCAGAGCTAGGTGCTGTCGGCAAAGCAACACCGGGCGATTCAGCGCTTTTACAAGCGGTTCTCACTAGTGGCGCACTACCCATTATTAGCTCGATAGGCCTAACGGATGCAGGGCAGTTGATGAATGTAAATGCTGACCAAGCGGCTGTGGCCGTTGCAGGCGCACTGGATGCTGATTTAGTGCTTCTATCGGATGTGAGCGGCGTGTTGGATGGTAAAGGGCATCTGATGCACTCGCTTGATGAGCAGCAAGCCCATGCTTTGATAGAGGGCAAGGTCATCACTGATGGCATGATTGTGAAAGTTGAAGCGGCGCTTCAAGCTGCGCAGGAGCTAGGTCGCTCAATTGAAGTTGCCAGCTGGCGTTATCCAGACCAACTCAAAGAATTATTTGCGGGTAAGAATATCGGTACCCAGTTCTTGCCAAGCTAA